A single genomic interval of bacterium harbors:
- a CDS encoding prolipoprotein diacylglyceryl transferase encodes MFPDNLHIGPLPIHIFGVMLALAFLAGAQVLQREFGRKGFDPELASSVIVWAAVGSLVGARVWLVLEDWPAFVRDPIGFLFTGSGFVFYGGLVGGALAVTLLFRRHGIPWMQGADAAAPALVLGQAIGRVGCQLSGDGDWGAVTTAPWGMRYPYAVVCGIPPARCGADGQTVWPADVYVHPTPIYETLAYLAVFAFLWRRRREPHPDGSQIAWYLILASGARFAVEFLRINPVVGLGLTAAQWTSIGLIVLGTAQLLRLQRRWRTAAA; translated from the coding sequence ATGTTCCCGGACAACCTCCACATCGGGCCGCTGCCGATCCATATCTTCGGCGTGATGCTCGCGCTCGCCTTCCTCGCCGGCGCGCAGGTTCTCCAGCGCGAGTTCGGGCGCAAGGGCTTCGATCCCGAGCTGGCGTCGTCGGTGATCGTGTGGGCGGCGGTCGGCAGCCTCGTCGGCGCGCGGGTGTGGCTCGTGCTCGAGGACTGGCCCGCCTTCGTGCGCGACCCGATCGGCTTCCTCTTCACCGGCAGCGGCTTCGTCTTCTACGGCGGGCTCGTCGGCGGCGCGCTCGCGGTGACGCTGCTCTTCCGCCGCCACGGCATCCCGTGGATGCAGGGCGCCGACGCCGCCGCGCCGGCGCTCGTGCTGGGGCAGGCGATCGGCCGCGTCGGTTGCCAGCTCTCGGGTGACGGCGACTGGGGGGCGGTCACCACGGCGCCCTGGGGCATGCGGTATCCGTACGCGGTCGTGTGCGGCATCCCGCCGGCGCGCTGCGGCGCCGACGGCCAGACCGTGTGGCCCGCCGACGTCTACGTGCACCCGACGCCGATCTACGAGACGCTCGCCTACCTGGCGGTCTTCGCCTTCCTGTGGCGGCGCCGGCGGGAACCGCATCCCGACGGCAGCCAGATCGCCTGGTACCTGATCCTCGCCAGCGGCGCGCGCTTTGCGGTCGAGTTCCTGCGCATCAACCCCGTCGTGGGGCTCGGGCTCACGGCGGCGCAGTGGACCAGCATCGGCCTCATCGTGCTCGGCACGGCGCAGCTGCTCCGGCTCCAGAGACGATGGCGGACCGCCGCGGCCTGA
- a CDS encoding TlpA family protein disulfide reductase: protein MADRRGLRIALTTVAIGVVAAGVLIAASRRSPGLAPDFSVPDLAGQAVRLSALRGKVVLVNLWTTWCPPCREEMPSMERLHRRLGPQGLVLLAVSQDDGGRAVVEPFVRGLGLTFPVLIDPEHQVGSAYGVWGYPETFIVDRDGRIAERVIGPRNWDAPEQVVALERLLAAGGPDTGTP, encoded by the coding sequence ATGGCGGACCGCCGCGGCCTGAGGATCGCGCTCACGACCGTCGCCATCGGGGTGGTCGCGGCGGGCGTGCTGATCGCGGCGTCGCGACGGTCGCCCGGGCTTGCCCCCGACTTCTCGGTGCCCGACCTGGCGGGCCAGGCGGTGCGGCTCTCGGCCCTCCGTGGCAAGGTCGTGCTCGTGAACCTGTGGACCACCTGGTGTCCACCGTGTCGCGAGGAGATGCCGTCGATGGAGCGGCTCCACCGGCGCCTCGGCCCGCAGGGCCTCGTGCTCCTCGCCGTCAGCCAGGACGACGGCGGCAGGGCGGTCGTCGAGCCGTTCGTCCGGGGGCTCGGGCTGACGTTCCCGGTGCTGATCGACCCGGAGCACCAGGTGGGCAGTGCCTACGGCGTCTGGGGCTACCCCGAGACCTTCATCGTCGACCGTGACGGACGCATCGCCGAGCGCGTCATCGGGCCGCGCAACTGGGACGCCCCCGAGCAGGTGGTGGCTCTTGAGCGTCTTCTCGCCGCCGGCGGTCCGGACACGGGCACGCCGTGA
- a CDS encoding polyprenyl synthetase family protein has protein sequence MDLERYLAARRRLVERALAAAFPAGRPALRRAIRYSLLAGGKRLRPILTVAAAEVAGGTARAVLPFACALELIHTYSLVHDDLPAMDDDDLRRGRPTSHKVYGEGMAILVGDALLTEAFGLMAGARGVAPERAVHAIAEVAAAAGEQGMVGGQALDLAGEGRQGTLAQVRAIHRRKTGALFTAAVRVGGLVGGAKAPLLRRLTTYGEQLGLAFQIVDDVLDALEAGDGRTDAALEKVTYPGVLGMDGARAHAARARDAALAALVPLGQPAEPLRAVATWVVAQADVLALAASA, from the coding sequence GTGGACCTCGAACGCTATCTCGCCGCGCGCCGCCGCCTGGTCGAGCGCGCGCTGGCCGCCGCCTTCCCGGCCGGCCGTCCGGCGCTCCGCCGCGCGATCCGCTACAGCCTCCTGGCAGGCGGCAAGCGCCTGCGGCCGATCCTCACCGTCGCCGCCGCGGAGGTCGCCGGCGGCACGGCGCGCGCGGTCCTGCCGTTCGCATGCGCGCTCGAGCTGATCCACACCTACTCGCTGGTGCACGACGATCTGCCGGCGATGGACGACGACGATCTGCGCCGCGGGCGGCCGACGAGCCACAAGGTCTACGGCGAGGGCATGGCGATCCTGGTCGGCGACGCGCTTCTCACCGAAGCCTTCGGGCTGATGGCCGGCGCGCGCGGCGTCGCACCCGAGCGCGCCGTGCATGCGATCGCGGAGGTGGCGGCGGCGGCGGGCGAGCAGGGCATGGTCGGCGGGCAGGCGCTCGACCTCGCGGGCGAGGGGCGTCAGGGCACGCTCGCCCAGGTGCGCGCCATCCACCGCCGCAAGACGGGGGCGCTGTTCACGGCGGCGGTGCGCGTCGGCGGCCTCGTGGGCGGGGCGAAGGCGCCGCTCCTGCGCCGCCTCACGACCTACGGCGAGCAGCTCGGGCTGGCGTTCCAGATCGTCGACGACGTCCTCGACGCGCTCGAGGCGGGCGACGGCCGTACCGACGCGGCGCTGGAGAAGGTGACTTACCCGGGCGTTCTCGGCATGGACGGCGCCCGCGCCCATGCCGCCCGCGCCCGCGACGCCGCGCTTGCCGCCCTGGTCCCGCTCGGCCAGCCGGCCGAGCCGCTGCGCGCCGTCGCGACCTGGGTCGTCGCCCAGGCGGACGTACTCGCCCTGGCCGCGAGCGCCTGA
- the xseB gene encoding exodeoxyribonuclease VII small subunit, with amino-acid sequence MARTDAPAAANGESGARFEDALAELEGIVRRLEHGELPLEESLAVFERGMILVKELGGRLEAIEQRVEVLLRTADGSLVTRSLDEDE; translated from the coding sequence ATGGCCCGCACCGACGCTCCGGCGGCCGCGAACGGCGAGAGCGGCGCGCGCTTCGAGGACGCGCTGGCGGAGCTCGAAGGCATCGTGCGACGGCTCGAGCACGGCGAGCTGCCGCTCGAGGAGTCGCTCGCCGTGTTCGAGCGCGGCATGATCCTCGTGAAGGAGCTCGGCGGGCGGCTCGAGGCCATCGAGCAACGGGTCGAGGTGCTGCTGCGTACGGCCGACGGGTCGCTCGTCACGCGGTCCCTCGACGAGGACGAGTGA
- a CDS encoding S41 family peptidase, with protein sequence MNGNRRRGLALAVPLGVLLAVLLSGGRGAERVAGASSPRDAYEELEAFTNVLAIIQKNYVEDVDTKRLVEGAINGMLTALDPHSAYLTPELYKELQVETKGSFGGLGIEITNRNGMLTVVAPIEDTPAWRAGIKPQDVILKIDGEFTKDMSLVDAVKKMRGPKNTKVKLTIKREEPQQLFDATLTREVIKIQSVKARVLEGGYGYIRITQFQERTDDDVARALRDLDRETGGLQGLVLDLRNNPGGLLQQAVKVSDLFLDSGMIVYTDGRLENQKQKYFAHKASTFANFPMVVLVNGGSASASEIVAGALQDHKRALVLGTTTFGKGSVQTILPLDDSSALRLTTARYYTPNGRSIQATGIVPDITMEQGAQLAAIDRGVRESNLPRHLERPDGETDPGAVIGGDAGGPDGQLVPIDTTPAENPDLREGELGKDPQLDRALELLKSWQVFKTFVAKRDG encoded by the coding sequence ATGAACGGCAATCGACGCAGGGGTCTGGCGCTGGCGGTTCCGCTGGGTGTGCTGCTGGCGGTGCTCCTTTCGGGCGGACGCGGAGCGGAGAGGGTCGCCGGCGCGTCGTCGCCGCGCGACGCCTACGAGGAGCTGGAGGCGTTCACCAACGTCCTCGCCATCATCCAGAAGAACTACGTCGAGGACGTCGACACGAAGCGCCTCGTCGAAGGCGCCATCAACGGCATGCTGACGGCGCTCGACCCGCACAGCGCCTACCTGACGCCCGAGCTCTACAAGGAGCTCCAGGTCGAGACCAAGGGCAGCTTCGGCGGCCTCGGCATCGAGATCACGAACCGCAACGGCATGCTGACGGTCGTCGCCCCCATCGAGGACACGCCCGCCTGGCGGGCCGGCATCAAGCCGCAGGACGTCATCCTCAAGATCGACGGCGAGTTCACGAAGGATATGTCCCTTGTCGACGCGGTCAAGAAGATGCGCGGGCCGAAGAACACCAAGGTGAAGCTCACCATCAAGCGCGAGGAGCCGCAGCAGCTGTTCGATGCCACGCTCACCCGCGAGGTCATCAAGATCCAGAGCGTCAAGGCGCGGGTCCTCGAGGGCGGCTACGGCTACATCCGCATCACGCAGTTCCAGGAGCGCACCGACGACGACGTCGCGAGGGCGCTGCGCGACCTCGATCGCGAGACCGGCGGCCTCCAGGGCCTAGTGCTCGACCTGCGCAACAACCCGGGCGGTCTCCTGCAGCAGGCCGTCAAGGTGAGTGACCTGTTCCTCGACTCGGGCATGATCGTCTACACCGACGGCCGGCTCGAGAACCAGAAGCAGAAGTACTTCGCGCACAAGGCGTCGACGTTCGCGAACTTCCCGATGGTCGTGCTCGTGAACGGCGGCTCGGCGAGCGCCTCGGAGATCGTCGCCGGCGCCCTTCAGGACCACAAGCGCGCGCTCGTCCTCGGCACCACCACCTTCGGCAAGGGCTCGGTGCAGACCATCCTGCCGCTCGACGACTCGTCGGCGCTGCGCCTCACGACCGCGCGCTACTACACGCCGAACGGCCGCTCCATCCAGGCGACCGGCATCGTGCCAGACATCACGATGGAACAGGGCGCCCAGCTGGCGGCCATCGACCGCGGCGTGCGCGAGTCGAACCTGCCGCGCCACCTCGAGCGCCCCGACGGCGAGACCGATCCCGGCGCCGTCATCGGTGGCGACGCGGGGGGTCCCGACGGCCAGCTCGTGCCGATCGACACGACGCCGGCGGAGAACCCGGACCTACGCGAGGGTGAGCTCGGCAAGGACCCGCAGCTCGACCGTGCCCTCGAGCTTCTGAAGAGCTGGCAGGTCTTCAAGACCTTCGTCGCGAAGCGCGACGGGTGA
- the dtd gene encoding D-tyrosyl-tRNA(Tyr) deacylase, with translation MRAVVQRVREASVAVDGEVVGAIGHGLCVLLGVGTADADGDAERLSRKIVGLRVFEDDAGQMNRALADVGGGMLVVSQFTLYGDCRRGRRPSFTAAAPPAQAEALYERFVAHARAEGVAVETGRFRTHMRVALVNDGPVTLLLESGELG, from the coding sequence GTGCGGGCGGTCGTGCAACGCGTGCGCGAAGCGAGCGTCGCGGTCGACGGCGAGGTCGTGGGCGCGATCGGACACGGCCTCTGCGTGCTGCTCGGCGTCGGCACGGCGGACGCCGACGGCGACGCCGAGCGGCTGTCGCGCAAGATCGTCGGCCTGCGCGTCTTCGAGGACGACGCCGGGCAGATGAACCGCGCGCTCGCCGATGTCGGCGGGGGGATGCTCGTGGTGTCGCAGTTCACGCTCTACGGCGACTGCCGCCGGGGACGACGACCGTCGTTCACCGCGGCCGCGCCTCCCGCCCAGGCGGAGGCGCTGTACGAGCGCTTCGTCGCGCACGCGCGCGCCGAGGGCGTCGCCGTCGAGACCGGCCGCTTCCGCACCCACATGCGGGTGGCGCTCGTGAACGACGGCCCGGTGACGCTGCTGCTCGAGAGCGGAGAGCTGGGCTGA